One window of Alistipes sp. ZOR0009 genomic DNA carries:
- the fabG gene encoding 3-oxoacyl-ACP reductase FabG, whose translation MKRLENRVAIITGGAAGIGEATAVRFAEEGAKVVIWDLDETRGNALADRLNGQGLVARFNKVNTAIFADVEAATKKVADEFGQVDILINNAGITRDSTLKKMTPELWQQVIDVNLTGVFNCAKVATEYMVEKGYGRIINASSVVALYGNFGQTNYVATKAGLIGMTKTWAREFGRKGITVNAIAPGFIATEMVAKMPENVIDSMKSKVPTGRLGKPEEIAAAYLFLASEEAAYINGTTLSVDGGMTI comes from the coding sequence ATGAAAAGACTAGAAAACAGAGTTGCCATCATTACCGGTGGCGCTGCAGGAATCGGCGAAGCAACAGCCGTTCGCTTTGCGGAAGAAGGTGCCAAAGTTGTTATTTGGGATCTGGATGAAACCAGAGGCAATGCACTTGCAGATAGACTTAATGGCCAAGGGCTAGTTGCCCGCTTTAACAAGGTTAACACGGCCATCTTTGCCGATGTTGAAGCCGCTACCAAAAAAGTTGCCGACGAATTTGGACAGGTAGATATCCTTATCAACAATGCAGGTATCACCAGAGATAGCACCCTCAAGAAGATGACTCCAGAACTTTGGCAGCAGGTTATCGATGTAAACCTAACCGGCGTATTCAACTGCGCCAAGGTGGCTACCGAGTATATGGTAGAAAAGGGATATGGTCGTATTATCAACGCCTCGTCGGTTGTTGCGCTTTACGGAAACTTTGGACAAACAAACTACGTTGCCACTAAGGCAGGTCTTATCGGTATGACCAAGACTTGGGCTCGCGAGTTTGGACGCAAAGGAATTACTGTAAACGCCATTGCACCTGGCTTTATCGCTACCGAAATGGTGGCTAAGATGCCAGAAAACGTTATCGACTCGATGAAAAGCAAAGTGCCAACAGGCCGTTTAGGTAAGCCAGAAGAAATTGCTGCAGCCTACCTATTCCTTGCTTCAGAAGAGGCCGCCTATATCAACGGAACAACACTTAGCGTAGATGGTGGAATGACCATTTAA
- a CDS encoding carboxypeptidase-like regulatory domain-containing protein, translating into MKRIISKLLQVSMIIVLVACFGMAYGQNNDEYTTVYGVVKDSKTRDAIPFASISIPGSNIGTVSNSEGEFTIKVLKSLEATEIEISHIGYVNSKFKIQPSNGKPGSYYVDPHMLSLQEVVVRPESPDMLVRMAIKNVGQNYANTPSMMKAFYRETIKQRRDYLSISEAVVDIYKSSYTSFENDRVKIFKGRKGVNIKKADTLLVKLQGGPAVSLLLDVIKNPDYLFTNDIFTDYKFELTGIVNIDNKLNYVVNVIPVGVQPYPLFNAKFYISQDNLALSMAEFSLDLSDKTKAESFYIKKKPMGLTMTPTSTSYLVTYKMQPNGKYYVNYVRNEIKFKADWKKKWFNSYYTVMSEMAITSISNKEAAKIPSDEAFKQNMVLNDRIQDLQDENFWGSSNIIEPEQSIQNAIKKIAKQMLKSQN; encoded by the coding sequence ATGAAAAGAATTATTAGCAAACTGCTACAAGTTAGCATGATTATCGTGCTAGTAGCCTGCTTCGGAATGGCATATGGACAGAATAACGACGAATACACCACCGTGTACGGAGTTGTAAAGGATTCTAAAACGCGCGATGCCATCCCTTTTGCCAGCATCAGCATTCCTGGTTCTAACATCGGAACCGTATCTAACTCCGAAGGAGAATTCACTATCAAAGTACTAAAAAGTTTGGAGGCAACCGAGATCGAAATTTCCCACATTGGCTACGTTAACAGCAAGTTTAAAATACAACCATCTAACGGAAAGCCTGGCAGCTACTACGTAGACCCGCACATGCTCTCGCTTCAAGAGGTGGTGGTTAGACCCGAAAGTCCTGACATGCTAGTTAGAATGGCCATCAAAAATGTTGGACAAAACTACGCCAACACTCCATCCATGATGAAGGCTTTCTACCGCGAAACCATCAAGCAACGCCGCGACTACCTATCCATCTCAGAGGCTGTTGTAGATATCTATAAATCATCGTACACCAGCTTCGAAAACGACAGGGTGAAAATTTTTAAAGGCAGAAAAGGAGTTAACATTAAGAAGGCAGATACCCTACTTGTAAAGTTACAGGGAGGTCCAGCAGTATCGCTACTACTCGATGTAATAAAGAACCCCGACTACCTTTTTACCAACGACATTTTTACCGACTACAAGTTTGAGCTAACTGGAATCGTAAATATCGACAATAAGCTCAACTATGTGGTAAACGTTATCCCTGTAGGAGTTCAGCCCTACCCACTTTTCAATGCCAAGTTCTACATCAGCCAAGATAACCTTGCACTTTCGATGGCAGAATTTAGCCTAGACTTAAGCGATAAAACAAAGGCCGAATCCTTCTACATCAAGAAAAAGCCAATGGGCTTAACCATGACTCCAACATCGACCTCGTACTTGGTAACATATAAAATGCAACCCAACGGCAAGTACTACGTAAACTACGTACGCAACGAAATTAAGTTCAAGGCCGACTGGAAGAAGAAGTGGTTTAACAGCTACTATACCGTAATGTCAGAAATGGCCATTACCAGCATCTCCAACAAGGAGGCCGCCAAGATCCCAAGCGATGAAGCCTTCAAGCAAAACATGGTTCTTAACGACAGAATCCAAGACTTGCAAGACGAAAATTTCTGGGGCAGCAGCAATATTATCGAGCCAGAACAATCCATTCAAAATGCCATCAAGAAGATTGCCAAGCAAATGCTAAAAAGCCAGAACTAA
- a CDS encoding outer membrane beta-barrel protein: MKQITTILAILTCIYSGNVSAQRYTAGVKGGISIPNLSAGGTNSPLSEGYKSRIGSDFGIYVERHFTKIFSVSVGLEYSEQGGKKNGFQALPASAITAQLPPALENLAQAFPPYIYSDYNNTAKLNYLLIPMLARFGWKLGADSPFKFNLGVGPFAGFLVKAKQETSATGSLYFDKAGTIKAHDALLGALIQQGVPQDQAQAILSQLPLNSLPSANTNIKPDTHTFNLGLMGFIGFSYTFGSNTLFVEGGGNYGLLKIQQNAVNGENRIGAGVVTLGYAFSF; encoded by the coding sequence ATGAAGCAAATAACTACAATTTTAGCAATTTTGACATGTATTTATTCTGGTAACGTAAGCGCACAGCGCTATACTGCCGGTGTCAAGGGTGGAATTAGCATTCCTAACCTATCTGCAGGAGGAACAAACAGTCCTCTAAGCGAAGGTTACAAGTCCAGAATTGGTAGCGACTTTGGGATTTATGTAGAAAGACACTTTACAAAGATATTTTCCGTATCAGTGGGATTGGAGTATAGCGAACAGGGAGGAAAGAAAAACGGCTTCCAAGCACTTCCTGCCAGCGCAATTACCGCGCAGCTTCCTCCTGCACTGGAAAATTTAGCGCAAGCATTCCCTCCCTATATCTACTCTGATTACAACAATACCGCCAAACTAAACTACCTACTTATTCCGATGCTTGCCCGATTTGGATGGAAGTTGGGTGCCGACTCTCCCTTTAAGTTTAATCTAGGAGTTGGTCCTTTTGCCGGATTTTTGGTAAAAGCGAAGCAGGAAACCTCTGCTACAGGCTCCTTGTACTTTGACAAAGCAGGTACCATTAAGGCACACGATGCACTACTAGGAGCGCTTATTCAGCAGGGAGTTCCTCAAGATCAAGCGCAAGCAATATTAAGCCAACTCCCGCTTAACTCGTTACCAAGCGCCAACACCAACATAAAACCAGACACACATACCTTCAACCTCGGGCTAATGGGCTTTATAGGATTCTCCTACACATTTGGCTCAAACACCCTATTTGTAGAAGGAGGTGGAAACTATGGGCTACTAAAGATTCAGCAGAATGCCGTAAACGGAGAAAATCGAATTGGTGCAGGGGTTGTTACGCTAGGTTACGCCTTCTCTTTTTGA
- a CDS encoding MaoC family dehydratase, translated as MIKKGDTYKHPVTFTQEQVIGFAEITGDKNPIHLDADYAANTVFKRPIVHGFLAGAVFSKVFGTLFPGEGTIYLHQEMKFTAPTYVDEPYEAIFEVVEVNTEKHVGTISCSLVNAKGEPCIIGSAKLKHNVQFV; from the coding sequence ATGATAAAAAAAGGCGACACCTACAAGCATCCGGTAACCTTTACCCAAGAACAGGTAATTGGTTTTGCCGAAATCACTGGTGATAAAAATCCTATTCACCTGGATGCGGACTATGCGGCCAACACCGTTTTTAAACGACCAATTGTACACGGTTTCCTAGCGGGAGCCGTATTCTCCAAGGTATTTGGAACGCTCTTCCCCGGAGAAGGCACCATCTACCTACACCAAGAGATGAAGTTTACAGCACCAACTTACGTCGATGAGCCCTACGAGGCCATTTTTGAGGTGGTTGAAGTGAATACCGAAAAGCATGTGGGCACGATCAGCTGCTCGCTCGTCAATGCAAAAGGCGAACCATGCATTATCGGAAGCGCTAAGCTGAAGCACAACGTACAGTTCGTTTAA
- a CDS encoding acetyl-CoA C-acetyltransferase: protein MNKVFIVAAKRSAIGKFLGSLTNVAPADLAAVVLKDIISETKINPADLDEVIVGNILMAGQGQGVARQASIKAGIPVEVPAYGVNMICGSGMKTIINGYNAIATGDANLIIAGGTESMSGAAYVLPGTIRNGQKMMDFKAVDHMVFDGLTDAFSGLHMGITAENIAEKYGISREEQDEFAYSSQVKAAAAIDNGKFKGEIVPVQVKVGKEMVSFDTDEFVNRKTSLEKLNRLRPAFKKDGTVTAGNASGINDGASFVLLASEEAVKKYNLTPLAEIVSTGQGGVEPSIMGMGPVPAIAKALTKANLKFEDMQVLELNEAFAAQSLGVIRQLSEDHKVDQSWIKERTNLNGGAIALGHPIGASGNRITVSLIHEMIRSDKKLGLASLCIGGGMGTAIILRRE from the coding sequence ATGAATAAAGTATTTATTGTAGCAGCTAAGCGTAGTGCCATTGGCAAATTCTTAGGTAGCTTAACAAACGTTGCCCCTGCAGATTTGGCAGCGGTAGTTTTGAAAGACATTATCAGCGAAACCAAGATCAACCCTGCCGACCTTGACGAAGTGATCGTTGGAAACATTTTGATGGCAGGCCAAGGACAGGGCGTTGCTCGCCAAGCATCGATTAAAGCAGGAATTCCTGTAGAGGTACCAGCTTACGGTGTAAACATGATTTGTGGTAGCGGAATGAAAACCATCATCAACGGCTATAACGCTATTGCAACTGGAGATGCCAACCTAATTATCGCTGGAGGAACCGAGTCGATGTCTGGAGCAGCTTACGTGCTTCCAGGAACTATCCGCAACGGACAAAAGATGATGGATTTCAAGGCTGTTGACCACATGGTATTCGATGGTCTTACCGATGCCTTCTCTGGCCTACACATGGGTATCACCGCCGAAAATATTGCGGAGAAGTATGGAATTAGCCGCGAAGAGCAAGACGAGTTTGCGTACAGCTCGCAGGTAAAAGCTGCTGCTGCTATCGACAACGGTAAGTTTAAGGGCGAAATCGTTCCTGTTCAGGTTAAAGTTGGCAAAGAAATGGTTTCTTTCGACACCGACGAATTCGTGAACCGCAAAACCAGCCTTGAGAAGTTGAACAGGCTTCGCCCCGCATTCAAAAAGGATGGCACCGTTACCGCAGGCAACGCATCAGGCATCAACGATGGCGCCTCATTTGTGCTACTTGCTTCTGAGGAGGCAGTTAAAAAGTACAACCTAACCCCACTTGCCGAAATCGTATCGACAGGACAAGGTGGAGTAGAACCATCTATTATGGGTATGGGGCCAGTTCCTGCCATTGCAAAGGCGCTTACCAAAGCCAACCTAAAGTTTGAAGACATGCAGGTGCTCGAACTAAACGAGGCTTTTGCTGCTCAATCGCTTGGAGTTATCCGCCAGCTATCGGAAGACCACAAGGTAGACCAAAGTTGGATTAAGGAGCGCACCAACCTAAACGGAGGAGCCATAGCCCTTGGTCACCCAATTGGCGCTTCTGGAAACCGTATCACCGTATCGCTAATCCACGAAATGATTAGAAGCGACAAAAAGCTAGGCCTTGCTTCGCTTTGCATTGGTGGTGGTATGGGAACAGCCATTATTCTACGCAGAGAATAA
- a CDS encoding carboxypeptidase-like regulatory domain-containing protein yields MKQNSSNHINNKIKRLSIQYLGLIILFIATPCYTYAQIDILKERFSFENQRASLYNILNTISKKTGYYFIYDSKIVENDKRVKLDAKNEMLERILNDILNDPSLKFRTLGKHILIYKDEKKSTIPSHTQVKTDTTTQWITVTGKVWDEQLQHPLPYVSVAIEGTSEGTVTNGDGVFLLKVRKAFESKQIAISHIGFKTYKLPIELTKDQKVDIYLKQNIISLQEVVIRRVDPLDIVNQALKNRKENYATHPVYLSTFYREGVQKNGKYLSYIEALLKIYKPSFDQSFSSDLTKEIKSRKITNTDNSDTLIMKIRGGISACLSLDIVRSMPDFLDRAEMQKYRYSLSDIVTFESRNAYSIFFEQVGGVEDALFTGNLYIDTDSLAILGADFEINPKYIQKATDYLIEKRTNSHIVKPERYAYTVTYRKIGSTYYLNHAQCNIQIKARKKGRLFSNSYSCFLEMATCDVETSNITKFSRQETIKPQTIYLDTPYTYDPNFWGEYNVIVPEEKISEALKRINAKIEKTEHPQEGANP; encoded by the coding sequence ATGAAGCAAAATAGTAGCAACCACATTAACAATAAAATCAAAAGGTTATCAATCCAATATCTAGGGTTGATAATACTTTTTATAGCAACGCCCTGCTACACATATGCGCAAATCGATATCTTAAAGGAACGGTTTTCCTTCGAAAACCAGCGAGCATCCCTTTACAATATTCTCAACACCATCAGCAAAAAAACAGGTTACTACTTTATATACGACAGCAAAATTGTTGAAAATGACAAACGAGTAAAGTTGGATGCTAAAAATGAAATGCTTGAGCGGATTCTCAATGACATTTTAAATGATCCTAGCCTCAAATTTCGCACGCTAGGAAAGCACATACTCATATATAAAGATGAAAAAAAATCGACCATACCCTCCCATACCCAAGTAAAAACTGACACTACCACACAATGGATTACCGTGACAGGCAAAGTTTGGGACGAACAGTTACAGCACCCTCTCCCCTACGTATCAGTCGCTATTGAAGGAACCTCCGAAGGAACTGTAACCAACGGTGATGGAGTATTTCTTCTTAAAGTAAGGAAAGCATTCGAATCGAAACAGATTGCCATCTCCCACATTGGCTTTAAAACATATAAACTCCCCATAGAGCTAACCAAAGATCAAAAAGTAGACATCTACCTAAAACAAAATATCATCTCCCTTCAGGAAGTTGTAATTAGACGGGTGGATCCTCTGGACATCGTAAACCAAGCACTAAAAAACAGGAAAGAAAACTACGCAACCCATCCCGTATACTTAAGCACTTTTTACCGAGAAGGGGTACAAAAGAATGGAAAATACCTAAGCTACATAGAAGCTTTACTTAAAATATACAAGCCATCTTTCGACCAATCCTTTAGTAGCGATCTTACAAAAGAAATTAAATCACGTAAAATAACCAATACGGATAATAGCGACACCCTTATTATGAAAATCCGAGGAGGCATATCGGCCTGCTTAAGCTTAGATATTGTACGTAGCATGCCGGATTTTCTCGATCGTGCAGAAATGCAAAAATACAGGTATTCGCTATCAGACATAGTCACCTTCGAATCCAGAAACGCCTACTCCATATTCTTTGAGCAGGTAGGAGGTGTTGAAGATGCTCTTTTTACTGGAAACCTTTATATAGATACCGATAGCCTAGCCATACTAGGTGCCGATTTTGAAATCAACCCCAAGTATATCCAAAAGGCGACAGACTATCTCATCGAAAAGAGAACAAACTCCCATATCGTAAAACCCGAACGCTACGCCTACACGGTTACCTACAGAAAAATAGGCTCTACCTACTATTTGAACCACGCCCAATGCAATATTCAAATAAAAGCTCGTAAAAAAGGACGCCTCTTTAGCAACAGCTACTCCTGCTTTCTAGAAATGGCAACTTGCGATGTGGAAACATCCAACATCACAAAATTTAGCAGGCAGGAAACGATAAAACCGCAAACAATCTATCTTGACACGCCTTATACTTACGATCCTAACTTTTGGGGTGAGTACAATGTCATCGTACCTGAGGAAAAAATCAGCGAAGCCTTAAAACGAATTAACGCCAAAATAGAGAAAACGGAGCATCCACAAGAAGGCGCCAATCCATAA
- a CDS encoding 3-oxoacid CoA-transferase subunit B codes for MDKDQIREVIARRAALELKDGDVVNLGIGLPTCVPNYMPQGVNVILQSENGLLGMGPEPTTDEVNNEFVNAGGGYITALPGACTFDSATSFGIIRGGHVDVTILGALQVDEKGNLANWMIPGKKTPGMGGAMDLLIGAKKVILAMEHTAKGAHKIMKACTLPLTAAGQVNLIITEMGVMEITPEGIVLVEYNPEFTVEQIQQATEATLIVARDIQPMKN; via the coding sequence ATGGACAAAGACCAAATAAGAGAGGTTATTGCTCGTAGAGCAGCTCTCGAGCTAAAAGATGGCGACGTAGTAAACCTGGGTATTGGGCTTCCAACCTGCGTTCCAAACTATATGCCCCAAGGAGTAAACGTTATTCTTCAGTCAGAAAACGGGCTACTAGGAATGGGTCCCGAGCCAACAACCGATGAAGTTAACAACGAGTTTGTTAATGCTGGCGGCGGCTACATCACCGCGCTCCCAGGTGCCTGTACATTCGATAGCGCCACCTCTTTTGGTATCATTAGAGGGGGACACGTAGATGTAACCATTTTAGGGGCATTGCAGGTGGACGAAAAGGGGAACCTAGCCAACTGGATGATCCCCGGAAAAAAAACTCCAGGAATGGGAGGTGCAATGGACCTATTAATTGGCGCAAAAAAAGTAATTTTGGCCATGGAACATACTGCTAAAGGGGCTCACAAAATTATGAAGGCTTGCACCCTTCCCCTTACAGCAGCAGGACAGGTAAATTTGATTATCACAGAAATGGGTGTTATGGAAATTACGCCAGAAGGCATTGTACTTGTGGAGTATAACCCTGAATTTACGGTTGAGCAAATTCAGCAGGCAACAGAGGCAACTCTTATTGTTGCTAGAGACATCCAACCTATGAAAAACTAA
- a CDS encoding OAM dimerization domain-containing protein → MSGGLYSMEACEFDKTLDLKKIKPYGDTMNDGKLQMSFTLPVPAGDEAIEAAKLLMKKMGLENPQVVFYKELTEGFTFFNCYGSCSHDVDYTNIYVPKVESTTWDMHETDQFIKENIGRKIVVVGASTGTDAHTVGIDAIMNMKGYAGHYGLERYEMIEALNMGSQVPNDEFIAKGLEMKADVLLVSQTVTQKDVHIKNLVELVEMLEAEGIRDKVILICGGPRISHELAKELGYDAGFGMNSYADDVASFIAQEMERRKNK, encoded by the coding sequence ATGAGCGGAGGATTATACTCGATGGAGGCGTGCGAATTCGACAAAACGCTCGACCTAAAAAAGATAAAGCCTTACGGCGACACCATGAACGACGGCAAGCTGCAGATGAGCTTTACGCTCCCTGTCCCAGCTGGCGACGAAGCCATAGAAGCGGCAAAGTTACTTATGAAAAAGATGGGATTGGAAAATCCGCAGGTTGTTTTTTACAAGGAGCTTACAGAAGGGTTCACCTTCTTCAACTGCTATGGTAGCTGCTCGCATGATGTAGATTACACCAATATCTACGTTCCAAAGGTAGAATCGACCACTTGGGATATGCACGAAACCGACCAGTTTATTAAGGAAAATATTGGCCGTAAAATAGTGGTAGTTGGTGCAAGCACCGGTACCGATGCGCACACGGTGGGTATTGATGCCATCATGAACATGAAAGGATACGCTGGCCACTACGGTTTAGAGCGCTACGAAATGATCGAAGCACTAAACATGGGTAGCCAGGTTCCAAACGACGAGTTCATCGCCAAAGGTCTTGAAATGAAGGCAGACGTTCTTCTGGTTTCTCAAACCGTAACCCAAAAGGATGTACATATCAAAAACCTAGTGGAGCTGGTAGAGATGCTAGAAGCCGAAGGGATAAGAGATAAGGTAATCCTAATTTGTGGGGGCCCTCGTATATCGCACGAGCTAGCCAAGGAGCTAGGATACGACGCAGGCTTTGGAATGAACTCCTACGCGGATGACGTAGCCTCATTTATTGCCCAAGAAATGGAAAGAAGAAAGAATAAATAA
- a CDS encoding lysine 5,6-aminomutase subunit alpha — MERSKLGLDFNKVGYAKGVASKIANDVQHFVESYTTVAVERTLCRLLGIDNVDENGAPLPNIVVDELKDKGVLSEGVLFFIGNAIAETKQTPQQIAEQVSEGKLDLTTLPVHPKYEINQALQPYIDAALNRIKSRRARRNNYLNTIGEGSKPYIYVIVATGNIYEDVVQAKAAARQGADIIAVIRTTGQSLLDYVPFGATTEGFGGTFATQENFRIMRTALDEVSEEVGRYVRLCNYCSGLCMPEIAAMGALEGLDVMLNDALYGILFRDINMQRTLVDQYFSRVINGYAGVIINTGEDNYLTTADAFDEAHTVLASDLINEQLALLAGLPEEQMGLGHAFEMTPDLENGFLYELAQAQMTREIFPKAPLKYMPPTKFMTGNIFRGQIQDALFNQISIWTGQGIQLLGMITEAIHTPFMSDRYLAIENAKYIFSNMKSIGDEMEFKEDGLIRKRAQQVLGEAVELLEKIDKEGLFTALEKGIFANVKRPKNGGKGLSGVTEKGANYINPFIELMKERM, encoded by the coding sequence ATAGAAAGAAGTAAGTTAGGACTTGATTTTAACAAAGTAGGCTACGCAAAAGGAGTGGCAAGCAAAATTGCCAACGACGTGCAGCATTTCGTGGAAAGCTACACCACTGTTGCCGTTGAACGCACGCTTTGTAGACTACTTGGTATTGACAATGTTGATGAAAATGGAGCGCCGCTTCCGAACATTGTCGTAGACGAGCTAAAAGACAAAGGAGTACTTAGCGAGGGCGTTTTATTCTTCATCGGAAATGCCATTGCCGAAACAAAGCAAACCCCACAACAAATTGCAGAGCAGGTGTCTGAGGGAAAGTTAGATTTAACAACGCTTCCTGTTCATCCTAAGTACGAAATAAACCAAGCATTGCAGCCATATATTGATGCGGCACTCAACCGCATTAAAAGCCGCCGTGCCCGCCGCAATAATTACCTAAATACAATAGGAGAAGGTAGCAAACCATACATCTACGTAATTGTAGCAACAGGTAATATTTACGAAGATGTTGTTCAAGCAAAGGCGGCAGCACGTCAAGGCGCCGACATTATCGCCGTAATCCGAACAACAGGACAAAGCCTTTTAGACTACGTTCCTTTTGGTGCTACAACCGAAGGATTTGGAGGAACTTTTGCCACACAAGAGAACTTCCGCATAATGCGTACCGCCCTTGATGAGGTAAGCGAAGAGGTTGGCCGTTATGTCCGCCTCTGCAACTACTGCTCGGGATTATGCATGCCCGAAATAGCCGCAATGGGAGCCCTAGAAGGACTAGACGTAATGCTTAACGATGCCCTATACGGTATTCTTTTCCGTGACATCAACATGCAACGCACGCTGGTAGACCAGTACTTCTCAAGAGTAATCAACGGCTACGCAGGTGTTATTATCAACACAGGCGAAGATAACTACCTAACCACCGCCGACGCATTTGACGAGGCTCACACCGTGCTTGCCTCCGATTTAATAAACGAGCAGCTAGCCCTGCTTGCTGGGTTACCTGAAGAACAAATGGGCTTAGGTCATGCCTTCGAAATGACGCCAGACCTCGAGAATGGCTTCCTGTACGAGCTTGCTCAAGCGCAGATGACACGAGAGATTTTCCCAAAAGCTCCGCTAAAGTATATGCCTCCTACAAAATTTATGACAGGAAATATCTTTAGAGGACAAATTCAAGATGCCCTTTTCAACCAAATATCAATATGGACTGGTCAGGGTATTCAGCTGCTGGGAATGATCACCGAAGCAATCCACACCCCATTCATGTCCGACCGCTACCTTGCAATTGAAAATGCAAAGTACATCTTCAGCAACATGAAGAGCATTGGCGACGAAATGGAGTTCAAGGAGGATGGTCTCATCCGTAAACGGGCACAGCAGGTGCTTGGCGAGGCGGTTGAGCTACTTGAAAAAATAGACAAAGAAGGCTTATTTACAGCACTCGAAAAAGGAATCTTTGCCAACGTAAAGCGTCCTAAAAATGGAGGAAAAGGGTTAAGTGGCGTTACCGAAAAAGGAGCCAACTACATCAACCCATTTATTGAACTGATGAAAGAAAGAATGTAA
- a CDS encoding RNA polymerase sigma-70 factor: protein MALADYSIQKKIQEGNIGEFETLFKKYYEPLCHYAESMLKDIDIAEEVVQEFFYNYWKNRATISIQLSLNAYLYKSIKNNSLNYLRQQNVRKKYATQSIETQKEEKTMNPQDEMEMAELNRIVEETLHQLPERCSQIFQMSRFEGKKYQEIADKLAISIKTVEADMGKALSLFREKLKRYNRVAM, encoded by the coding sequence ATGGCACTTGCAGACTACTCCATACAAAAAAAGATTCAGGAAGGAAACATCGGAGAGTTCGAAACACTTTTCAAAAAGTACTACGAACCCCTTTGCCATTATGCAGAGAGCATGCTTAAAGATATCGACATCGCTGAAGAGGTGGTTCAGGAGTTTTTTTACAACTACTGGAAAAACAGGGCAACCATTTCCATACAGCTATCGCTAAACGCCTACCTCTACAAATCAATAAAAAACAATTCCCTTAACTATCTTCGCCAACAAAATGTAAGAAAAAAATACGCCACACAATCTATTGAAACTCAAAAGGAGGAGAAAACCATGAATCCTCAGGATGAGATGGAAATGGCAGAGCTCAACAGAATTGTGGAGGAAACGTTACACCAGCTTCCCGAACGCTGCTCGCAAATATTCCAAATGAGCAGATTCGAAGGAAAAAAGTACCAGGAGATTGCTGATAAGCTGGCCATCTCCATAAAAACAGTAGAGGCCGACATGGGTAAAGCTCTTAGCCTTTTCCGTGAAAAACTAAAGCGATACAACCGGGTTGCCATGTAA
- a CDS encoding FecR family protein, whose product MKLDEKNIQHVELIAKYLSNEMDENERANFEIDAALDPANAALITEMKREWNMLNNFEHKKKVDANKAWDKLSSRLETEKLIPNKEPSKSRFSTRLLLSYAAILIAIVATASGILWGINGKDNTQMVSVLNANNENTVVQTLADGSIIYLNSNTTFAYPQQFANNERKVTLKGEAFFDIARNPEKPFIIETADAYVQVLGTAFNIKSYAQNGFELVVERGKVRVTLKNNPSISEVVVAGERMDISQNQLQKSHWTNDGSLAWRVGKMQFKDETLQNIVTVINRNYNTSITIPEHEVASRRMTVTFDKNSVNDIVELVCLSMNLKADRQGAQTILSSNEAK is encoded by the coding sequence ATGAAACTAGATGAAAAGAACATACAGCACGTCGAATTAATAGCCAAGTATCTCTCCAACGAAATGGACGAGAACGAGCGTGCCAACTTTGAAATAGATGCTGCACTCGACCCAGCCAACGCAGCCCTTATTACTGAGATGAAAAGAGAGTGGAATATGCTAAACAACTTTGAACATAAAAAAAAGGTGGATGCCAACAAAGCTTGGGACAAGCTTAGCTCACGCCTAGAAACCGAGAAGCTCATCCCAAACAAAGAGCCTTCAAAAAGTAGATTTAGCACAAGGCTGCTGCTTAGCTATGCCGCCATACTTATTGCAATTGTAGCCACAGCCTCTGGCATACTATGGGGCATTAATGGTAAAGACAACACCCAAATGGTAAGCGTTCTAAATGCCAATAACGAAAATACCGTAGTACAAACGCTAGCCGACGGCTCCATTATCTACCTTAATAGCAACACCACCTTTGCGTATCCTCAACAATTTGCCAATAACGAACGAAAGGTGACCCTTAAAGGAGAAGCCTTTTTCGATATTGCCCGCAACCCCGAAAAACCATTTATTATAGAAACGGCTGACGCCTACGTGCAGGTGCTAGGAACTGCCTTCAACATTAAATCGTATGCCCAAAATGGCTTCGAGCTGGTTGTAGAACGAGGCAAAGTACGGGTAACCTTAAAAAACAACCCTAGCATATCCGAGGTAGTCGTTGCTGGCGAAAGAATGGACATCTCTCAAAATCAGCTACAAAAAAGCCATTGGACAAACGATGGTTCTTTAGCATGGAGAGTTGGAAAAATGCAGTTTAAAGATGAAACATTACAAAATATTGTAACTGTAATAAATCGCAACTACAACACCAGCATTACCATTCCAGAACACGAGGTGGCCTCAAGACGAATGACCGTAACCTTCGATAAAAATTCGGTAAATGATATTGTTGAGCTTGTTTGCCTATCAATGAATCTAAAGGCTGATCGTCAAGGAGCACAAACGATACTATCTAGCAATGAAGCAAAATAG